The proteins below come from a single Tachypleus tridentatus isolate NWPU-2018 chromosome 13, ASM421037v1, whole genome shotgun sequence genomic window:
- the LOC143238727 gene encoding uncharacterized protein LOC143238727 isoform X1 yields MLEKVHYIKSHKDIENLVCSISKKRRLDDLFCVEYGNANQVSDITSTSGYLADHNAVGVNTGGDLNNCTSINPYIVPSTSNPYGCQQTSQNGVSAAPLGVQKKIVRAQAAKLLDTYQQQNGLKRKSHELEDAIGLQHQVLQPHQTKQIEDRAQHTHHRHQVHHKSSAAVVPITSTKKFSTTTTTITTAPATSKNSSSNTEGDYQLVQHEVLYSATNQYEVLEFLGRGTFGQVVKCWKKGTNEIVAIKILKNHPSYARQGQIEVSILHRLSQESADEFNFIRAYECFTHKNHTCLVFEMLEQNLYDFLKQNKFSPLPLKYIRPILQQVLTALLKLKQLGLIHADLKPENIMLVDPVRHPFRVKVIDFGSASHVSKAVCSTYLQSRYYRAPEIILGLPFCEAIDMWSLGCVIAELFLGWPLYPGSSEYDQIRYISQTQGLPAEHMLNNATKTTRFFYRETDSNYPFWRLKTPEEHEAETNIKSKEARKYIFNCLDDMAQVNVPTDLEGGELLAEKVDRREFIDLLKRMLTLDQERRITPGEALNHNFVSLNHLMDYAHCNNVKASVQMMEVCRRNRHAYDQNGNQVPVMSNFGSSSSNVAITFNNQLSNLQNQYQLQPTSFYQPAHQVAQPQQMNIPQQQSQARVNGVAAVQGNQYVASAARAADPFQQASQSLCVSSILCPPYQGLNSPAKHMVPMVAQAAQALQIQPSLLTQVGTQQYVPVSVVEQNGRQMLLTNAVQSSWGANRQMFVPSWQQLPTQRTIQQQVLSDSEVWSRSLVLERAALLPEQAAVIPVQATALAAPGLQQPWGMVAAANPNPTHCYVSSSHQQQQALVDHHGASGAIQMASSKRITKTRTGKEKEISSTQLSPVKKRVKEGTPPKWDSIPQSHKGSSTYHSNKVVTSSSGNVRRTSPHLGGVQWSSEVKSGKNVKKKVMYSPEHQHTIVIRDTPSPAYSVVILSSDSEDENESPACCTNKDRGPVVNVKNPVQKTSTLGPSSVAATTCASVLPLTPESEAGIYSLQSTPRQTHLSLPNKPRGNGSYQTRKNVVSCVTVPDSDSDGHYSPVRNLPNFTSNVVVKVIKPEPHRDRDNLPVTTIQKKRLLAKAQAHSHSQLVSQSDILPTFPTKREVSSVGEEEQIPIAMIHQKQTIGNHEHGSGVGRIDYCGQYGLGRSERELPHYTRHQVQNLEGERLLKCSGSPVLMRDGRTLLPGTAAQLVNGVLGSGSGVRHAGPSAHLSPVQHVGQPFYLATNSQADLYREYCRPTVYVTSSLTQPAYIPTTTQQKYVLAPGAGGPFPATQLPVPPPAHHHTSNRSVMAAAVPYPAAHPLPAHLQPASAAPAVLPSSSISLTSFPAAAQPPPPYGYSVNPLSPGKSQYQHLYQMFGE; encoded by the exons ATGCTTGAGAAAGTGCATTATATAAAATCACACAAAGATATTGAAAACTTAGTGTGTTCTATTTCAAAGAAGAGGAGATTAGATGACCTGTTCTG tgTAGAATATGGGAATGCAAACCAAGTTAGTGATATTACTTCAACAAGTGGATATTTGGCTGACCATAATGCAGTTGGAGTAAACACTGGGGGAGATCTAAATAATTGCACTAGTATTAATCCATACATTGTGCCTTCCACAAGTAATCCTTATGGCTGTCAACAAACCTCCCAGAATGGAGTGTCAGCTGCTCCCCTTGGAGTTCAGAAAAAAATTGTGCGTGCTCAAGCAGCCAAACTGCTAGACACCTACCag CAACAAAATGGTTTGAAACGCAAATCACATGAGCTTGAAGATGCGATAGGTTTGCAACATCAAGTGTTACAACCTCACCAAACGAAACAAATAGAAGATAGAGCCCAACACACACACCATCGGCATCAAGTGCACCATAAAAGTTCTGCTGCAGTTGTGCCTATAACCTCAACAAAAAAATTCTCGACAACAACTACAACTATCACCACGGCGCCTGCAACATCAAAAAATAGCTCCTCCAATACTGAGGGGGACTATCAGCTTGTACAACATGAAGTTTTATACTCGGCCACAAACCAGTATGAGGTACTGGAATTTTTGGGACGGGGGACCTTTGGTCAG GTGGTCAAATGCTGGAAGAAAGGGACCAATGAAATTGTGGCTATCAAAATCTTAAAGAATCATCCCTCTTATGCACGTCAAGGGCAGATCGAAGTCAGTATTTTGCATCGATTGAGCCAAGAAAGTGCAGATGAG TTCAACTTTATTCGGGCATATGAGTGCTTCACCCACAAGAATCACACTTGCCTGGTGTTTGAGATGCTAGAGCAAAACTTGTATGACTTTCTGAAACAGAACAAATTCAGTCCACTTCCTCTGAAGTACATCCGTCCCATTCTACAACAAGTGCTTACAGCTCTACTCAAGTTGAAG CAACTTGGACTAATCCATGCTGATCTTAAACCAGAAAATATCATGTTGGTGGATCCTGTACGCCATCCTTTTAGGGTAAAAGTGATTGACTTTGGCTCAGCTAGCCACGTGTCCAAAGCTGTGTGCTCAACATATCTTCAGTCAAGATATTATAG GGCTCCTGAAATTATTCTTGGCTTGCCATTCTGTGAAGCAATTGACATGTGGTCGTTAGGCTGTGTGATAGCTGAGCTCTTTCTGGGGTGGCCTCTTTACCCTGGGTCTTCTGAGTATGACCAG ataagATACATTAGTCAGACCCAAGGACTGCCAGCAGAACACATGTTAAATAATGCTACAAAGACAACTCGTTTTTTCTATAGGGAAACAGACAGCAACTATCCATTCTGGAGATTAAAA ACCCCAGAAGAACATGAAGCAGAAACTAACATTAAGTCTAAAGAAGCTagaaaatatatctttaactGTCTTGATGACATGGCACAG gtAAATGTGCCAACTGATTTAGAAGGTGGAGAGCTGCTAGCTGAGAAGGTAGATCGAAGAGAGTTCATTGACCTACTCAAAAGAATGTTAACTTTAGACCAGGAAAGAAGAATTACCCCTGGTGAAgctttaaatcataattttgtcTCTCTCAACCATCTTATGGATTATGCACATTGTAATAA TGTGAAGGCTTCAGTTCAGATGATGGAAGTTTGTCGAAGAAACAGACATGCATATGACCAAAATGGTAACCAAGTGCCAGTAATGAGTAACTTTGGTTCTTCATCCAGTAATGTAGCTATCACATTCAATAATCAACTAAGCAACCTGCAGAATCAg TACCAGCTGCAACCAACAAGTTTTTATCAGCCTGCTCATCAGGTGGCACAGCCACAGCAAATGAACATTCCTCAACAACAGTCACAGGCAAGAGTCAATGGAGTTGCTGCAGTACAGGGAAACCAGTATGTTGCTTCTGCTGCCCGTGCTGCCGATCCTTTCCAACAGGCTTCTCAGTCTCTTTGTGTCTCTTCCATATTGTGCCCTCCTTATCAAG GGCTAAACTCACCAGCTAAGCACATGGTACCAATGGTTGCTCAGGCAGCCCAGGCTTTACAGATACAACCATCGCTACTTACTCAG GTGGGAACTCAGCAGTATGTGCCAGTTTCTGTGGTTGAGCAGAATGGGAGACAGATGCTTCTGACA AATGCTGTGCAGTCAAGTTGGGGAGCTAATCGTCAGATGTTTGTTCCATCTTGGCAACAACTGCCAACCCAGCGAACCATCCAACAACAAGTATTGTCAGACTCAGAGGTGTGGAGCCGTTCACTAGTTCTTGAAAGAGCAGCATTGTTACCTGAGCAGGCTGCCGTCATACCTGTG CAGGCCACAGCATTGGCAGCTCCAGGGCTTCAACAACCTTGGGGAATGGTAGCAGCTGCAAACCCTAACCCTACTCATTGCTATGTTAGTAGCAGCCATCAACAACAGCAAGCTCTTGTGGATCACCATGGAGCCAGTGGAGCAATACAGATGGCTTCATCTAAAAGGATCACTAAAACTAG GACTGGGAAGGAGAAAGAGATAAGTAGCACCCAACTTTCACCTGTGAAGAAACGTGTCAAGGAAGGAACTCCTCCTAAATGGGATTCAATACCCCAGAGTCACAAAGGCTCTAGCACCTACCATTCAAATAAAGTGGTGACTAGTAGTAGCGGTAATGTACGACGCACGAGCCCACATCTTGGAGGTGTGCAATGGTCCAGTGAAGTAAAATCAGGAAAAAATGT GAAGAAGAAAGTAATGTACTCCCCTGAACATCAACATACTATTGTGATCAGAGATACACCAAGTCCTGCATACAGTGTGGTGATTTTGAGCTCGGACTCTGAGGATGAAAATGAAAGTCCTGCTTG CTGTACAAACAAAGATAGAGGTCCTGTAGTGAATGTCAAGAATCCTGTTCAGAAGACATCAACTTTAGGTCCATCGTCAGTTGCTGCCACAACTTGTGCCAGTGTTCTTCCATTAACACCAGAATCTGAAGCTGGAATCTACAGCTTGCAGTCCACACCAAGACaaa CCCATCTTTCTTTGCCTAATAAGCCTCGAGGAAATGGAAGTTACCAAACTCGAAAGAATGTTGTTAGCTGTGTTACAGTCCCTGATTCGGACTCTGATGGCCACTACAGCCCAGTTCGAAATTTACCAAATTTCACTTCAAACGTTGTTGTGAAAGTAATCAAACCAGAACCACACAGAGATAGAGACAA ccTCCCAGTAACTACTATTCAGAAGAAGCGACTTCTGGCTAAGGCCCAGGCACACTCCCACAGCCAGTTAGTTTCTCAATCAGATATTTTACCAACATTTCCCACAAAACGAGAAGTCAGCAGCGTGGGTGAAGAAGAGCAGATACCTATTGCAATGATTCATCAGAAACAAACTATTGGAAATCATGAACATGGGTCAGGAGTAGGAAGAATAGACTATTGTGGTCAGTATGGACTAGGTAGAAGTGAAAGGGAGCTTCCACACTACACTCGTCATCAGGTACAAAACTTGGAAGGAGAGCGTTTGCTTAAGTGTTCAGGATCACCTGTTCTCATGAGAGATGGG AGAACTTTACTACCAGGAACTGCTGCTCAGTTAGTTAATGGAGTTTTGGGTTCAGGAAGTGGAGTAAGGCATGCCGGCCCTTCAGCACATCTTTCTCCGGTCCAGCATGTGGGGCAACCTTTTTATCTGGCTACTAACTCTCAGGCCGATCTGTATAG AGAGTATTGTCGGCCAACTGTGTATGTGACATCCAGCCTGACTCAGCCTGCATATATTCCAACTACCACACAACAGAAATACGTTCTTGCCCCAGGAGCTGGGGGACCATTCCCAGCAACCCAACTTCCTGTTCCTCCTCCAGCCCACCATCACACCTCTAACCGGTCTGTAATGGCTGCTGCAGTTCCCTACCCTGCTGCTCATCCTCTACCTGCTCACTTGCAACCAGCCTCTGCTGCTCCTGCTGTGCTTCCAAGCTCTTCCATATCTCTCACATCATTTCCGGCTGCTGCCCAACCACCACCTCCGTATGGCTACAGTGTCAACCCTTTGAGCCCTGGAAAGTCCCAATATCAGCACTTGTATCAGATGTTTGGAGAGTAG
- the LOC143238727 gene encoding uncharacterized protein LOC143238727 isoform X7 — MLEKVHYIKSHKDIENLVCSISKKRRLDDLFCVEYGNANQVSDITSTSGYLADHNAVGVNTGGDLNNCTSINPYIVPSTSNPYGCQQTSQNGVSAAPLGVQKKIVRAQAAKLLDTYQQQNGLKRKSHELEDAIGLQHQVLQPHQTKQIEDRAQHTHHRHQVHHKSSAAVVPITSTKKFSTTTTTITTAPATSKNSSSNTEGDYQLVQHEVLYSATNQYEVLEFLGRGTFGQVVKCWKKGTNEIVAIKILKNHPSYARQGQIEVSILHRLSQESADEFNFIRAYECFTHKNHTCLVFEMLEQNLYDFLKQNKFSPLPLKYIRPILQQVLTALLKLKQLGLIHADLKPENIMLVDPVRHPFRVKVIDFGSASHVSKAVCSTYLQSRYYRAPEIILGLPFCEAIDMWSLGCVIAELFLGWPLYPGSSEYDQIRYISQTQGLPAEHMLNNATKTTRFFYRETDSNYPFWRLKTPEEHEAETNIKSKEARKYIFNCLDDMAQVNVPTDLEGGELLAEKVDRREFIDLLKRMLTLDQERRITPGEALNHNFVSLNHLMDYAHCNNVKASVQMMEVCRRNRHAYDQNGNQVPVMSNFGSSSSNVAITFNNQLSNLQNQYQLQPTSFYQPAHQVAQPQQMNIPQQQSQARVNGVAAVQGNQYVASAARAADPFQQASQSLCVSSILCPPYQGLNSPAKHMVPMVAQAAQALQIQPSLLTQVGTQQYVPVSVVEQNGRQMLLTNAVQSSWGANRQMFVPSWQQLPTQRTIQQQVLSDSEVWSRSLVLERAALLPEQAAVIPVQATALAAPGLQQPWGMVAAANPNPTHCYVSSSHQQQQALVDHHGASGAIQMASSKRITKTRTGKEKEISSTQLSPVKKRVKEGTPPKWDSIPQSHKGSSTYHSNKVVTSSSGNVRRTSPHLGGVQWSSEVKSGKNVKKKVMYSPEHQHTIVIRDTPSPAYSVVILSSDSEDENESPACCTNKDRGPVVNVKNPVQKTSTLGPSSVAATTCASVLPLTPESEAGIYSLQSTPRQTHLSLPNKPRGNGSYQTRKNVVSCVTVPDSDSDGHYSPVRNLPNFTSNVVVKVIKPEPHRDRDNLPVTTIQKKRLLAKAQAHSHSQLVSQSDILPTFPTKREVSSVGEEEQIPIAMIHQKQTIGNHEHGSGVGRIDYCGQYGLGRSERELPHYTRHQVQNLEGERLLKCSGSPVLMRDGRTLLPGTAAQLVNGVLGSGSGVRHAGPSAHLSPVQHVGQPFYLATNSQADLYRLLSSRKEFIVSIFCTTLL, encoded by the exons ATGCTTGAGAAAGTGCATTATATAAAATCACACAAAGATATTGAAAACTTAGTGTGTTCTATTTCAAAGAAGAGGAGATTAGATGACCTGTTCTG tgTAGAATATGGGAATGCAAACCAAGTTAGTGATATTACTTCAACAAGTGGATATTTGGCTGACCATAATGCAGTTGGAGTAAACACTGGGGGAGATCTAAATAATTGCACTAGTATTAATCCATACATTGTGCCTTCCACAAGTAATCCTTATGGCTGTCAACAAACCTCCCAGAATGGAGTGTCAGCTGCTCCCCTTGGAGTTCAGAAAAAAATTGTGCGTGCTCAAGCAGCCAAACTGCTAGACACCTACCag CAACAAAATGGTTTGAAACGCAAATCACATGAGCTTGAAGATGCGATAGGTTTGCAACATCAAGTGTTACAACCTCACCAAACGAAACAAATAGAAGATAGAGCCCAACACACACACCATCGGCATCAAGTGCACCATAAAAGTTCTGCTGCAGTTGTGCCTATAACCTCAACAAAAAAATTCTCGACAACAACTACAACTATCACCACGGCGCCTGCAACATCAAAAAATAGCTCCTCCAATACTGAGGGGGACTATCAGCTTGTACAACATGAAGTTTTATACTCGGCCACAAACCAGTATGAGGTACTGGAATTTTTGGGACGGGGGACCTTTGGTCAG GTGGTCAAATGCTGGAAGAAAGGGACCAATGAAATTGTGGCTATCAAAATCTTAAAGAATCATCCCTCTTATGCACGTCAAGGGCAGATCGAAGTCAGTATTTTGCATCGATTGAGCCAAGAAAGTGCAGATGAG TTCAACTTTATTCGGGCATATGAGTGCTTCACCCACAAGAATCACACTTGCCTGGTGTTTGAGATGCTAGAGCAAAACTTGTATGACTTTCTGAAACAGAACAAATTCAGTCCACTTCCTCTGAAGTACATCCGTCCCATTCTACAACAAGTGCTTACAGCTCTACTCAAGTTGAAG CAACTTGGACTAATCCATGCTGATCTTAAACCAGAAAATATCATGTTGGTGGATCCTGTACGCCATCCTTTTAGGGTAAAAGTGATTGACTTTGGCTCAGCTAGCCACGTGTCCAAAGCTGTGTGCTCAACATATCTTCAGTCAAGATATTATAG GGCTCCTGAAATTATTCTTGGCTTGCCATTCTGTGAAGCAATTGACATGTGGTCGTTAGGCTGTGTGATAGCTGAGCTCTTTCTGGGGTGGCCTCTTTACCCTGGGTCTTCTGAGTATGACCAG ataagATACATTAGTCAGACCCAAGGACTGCCAGCAGAACACATGTTAAATAATGCTACAAAGACAACTCGTTTTTTCTATAGGGAAACAGACAGCAACTATCCATTCTGGAGATTAAAA ACCCCAGAAGAACATGAAGCAGAAACTAACATTAAGTCTAAAGAAGCTagaaaatatatctttaactGTCTTGATGACATGGCACAG gtAAATGTGCCAACTGATTTAGAAGGTGGAGAGCTGCTAGCTGAGAAGGTAGATCGAAGAGAGTTCATTGACCTACTCAAAAGAATGTTAACTTTAGACCAGGAAAGAAGAATTACCCCTGGTGAAgctttaaatcataattttgtcTCTCTCAACCATCTTATGGATTATGCACATTGTAATAA TGTGAAGGCTTCAGTTCAGATGATGGAAGTTTGTCGAAGAAACAGACATGCATATGACCAAAATGGTAACCAAGTGCCAGTAATGAGTAACTTTGGTTCTTCATCCAGTAATGTAGCTATCACATTCAATAATCAACTAAGCAACCTGCAGAATCAg TACCAGCTGCAACCAACAAGTTTTTATCAGCCTGCTCATCAGGTGGCACAGCCACAGCAAATGAACATTCCTCAACAACAGTCACAGGCAAGAGTCAATGGAGTTGCTGCAGTACAGGGAAACCAGTATGTTGCTTCTGCTGCCCGTGCTGCCGATCCTTTCCAACAGGCTTCTCAGTCTCTTTGTGTCTCTTCCATATTGTGCCCTCCTTATCAAG GGCTAAACTCACCAGCTAAGCACATGGTACCAATGGTTGCTCAGGCAGCCCAGGCTTTACAGATACAACCATCGCTACTTACTCAG GTGGGAACTCAGCAGTATGTGCCAGTTTCTGTGGTTGAGCAGAATGGGAGACAGATGCTTCTGACA AATGCTGTGCAGTCAAGTTGGGGAGCTAATCGTCAGATGTTTGTTCCATCTTGGCAACAACTGCCAACCCAGCGAACCATCCAACAACAAGTATTGTCAGACTCAGAGGTGTGGAGCCGTTCACTAGTTCTTGAAAGAGCAGCATTGTTACCTGAGCAGGCTGCCGTCATACCTGTG CAGGCCACAGCATTGGCAGCTCCAGGGCTTCAACAACCTTGGGGAATGGTAGCAGCTGCAAACCCTAACCCTACTCATTGCTATGTTAGTAGCAGCCATCAACAACAGCAAGCTCTTGTGGATCACCATGGAGCCAGTGGAGCAATACAGATGGCTTCATCTAAAAGGATCACTAAAACTAG GACTGGGAAGGAGAAAGAGATAAGTAGCACCCAACTTTCACCTGTGAAGAAACGTGTCAAGGAAGGAACTCCTCCTAAATGGGATTCAATACCCCAGAGTCACAAAGGCTCTAGCACCTACCATTCAAATAAAGTGGTGACTAGTAGTAGCGGTAATGTACGACGCACGAGCCCACATCTTGGAGGTGTGCAATGGTCCAGTGAAGTAAAATCAGGAAAAAATGT GAAGAAGAAAGTAATGTACTCCCCTGAACATCAACATACTATTGTGATCAGAGATACACCAAGTCCTGCATACAGTGTGGTGATTTTGAGCTCGGACTCTGAGGATGAAAATGAAAGTCCTGCTTG CTGTACAAACAAAGATAGAGGTCCTGTAGTGAATGTCAAGAATCCTGTTCAGAAGACATCAACTTTAGGTCCATCGTCAGTTGCTGCCACAACTTGTGCCAGTGTTCTTCCATTAACACCAGAATCTGAAGCTGGAATCTACAGCTTGCAGTCCACACCAAGACaaa CCCATCTTTCTTTGCCTAATAAGCCTCGAGGAAATGGAAGTTACCAAACTCGAAAGAATGTTGTTAGCTGTGTTACAGTCCCTGATTCGGACTCTGATGGCCACTACAGCCCAGTTCGAAATTTACCAAATTTCACTTCAAACGTTGTTGTGAAAGTAATCAAACCAGAACCACACAGAGATAGAGACAA ccTCCCAGTAACTACTATTCAGAAGAAGCGACTTCTGGCTAAGGCCCAGGCACACTCCCACAGCCAGTTAGTTTCTCAATCAGATATTTTACCAACATTTCCCACAAAACGAGAAGTCAGCAGCGTGGGTGAAGAAGAGCAGATACCTATTGCAATGATTCATCAGAAACAAACTATTGGAAATCATGAACATGGGTCAGGAGTAGGAAGAATAGACTATTGTGGTCAGTATGGACTAGGTAGAAGTGAAAGGGAGCTTCCACACTACACTCGTCATCAGGTACAAAACTTGGAAGGAGAGCGTTTGCTTAAGTGTTCAGGATCACCTGTTCTCATGAGAGATGGG AGAACTTTACTACCAGGAACTGCTGCTCAGTTAGTTAATGGAGTTTTGGGTTCAGGAAGTGGAGTAAGGCATGCCGGCCCTTCAGCACATCTTTCTCCGGTCCAGCATGTGGGGCAACCTTTTTATCTGGCTACTAACTCTCAGGCCGATCTGTATAG gCTTTTGAGTTCAAGAAAAGAATTTATTGTAAGTATATTTTGTACAACATTATTGTGA